One Campylobacter helveticus DNA window includes the following coding sequences:
- a CDS encoding HipA domain-containing protein yields MDYVLKNKDKAVLKFKVENIETKSMVTNTIELNQKLVEIEIIESALFPKNLPLNDLERNLELWIKDRKVPQNRAFVENIIATYAINGKEQLMDYIDVSLGLSLNDSFWIVPKDKAYKWKDYNLYTNDFNEALALVAFGIKTERIEGITSSPEFTTNGMLRKCWHKDESGIYLYKSNSEAKDSKEAYSEYYMAQVAQALNFNAIPYDLKLFHNELVSSCKLFTNENEGFVPIYHFLSEEKRKLKGLELIEELFTIYGKHKDELVDLLLFDALIANKDRHLGNFGMIVDNNTGKLLRVAPIFDNGLSIFNLMKYPNDEWLDKKSLEKTSWFELSFKEQLYRFARERHYEALSNLQNFTFQRHKDFNLDEQWLISAQNNIRAKATKALEFIKEKEALEEQARLNNLIEQTKIHQAEADLRTKKGSQQSDILETSSSESLKEVTNTHAHRIRKR; encoded by the coding sequence ATGGATTATGTTTTAAAGAATAAAGACAAGGCAGTATTAAAATTTAAAGTAGAAAACATCGAAACAAAATCTATGGTTACAAATACCATAGAACTTAATCAAAAATTAGTAGAAATTGAAATCATAGAAAGTGCATTATTTCCAAAAAACTTACCTCTTAATGATTTAGAAAGAAATTTAGAGCTTTGGATTAAAGATAGAAAAGTCCCACAAAATAGAGCCTTTGTTGAAAACATTATTGCAACTTATGCTATTAATGGTAAAGAACAATTAATGGATTACATTGATGTTTCTTTAGGGCTTTCACTCAACGACTCTTTTTGGATAGTGCCTAAAGATAAAGCTTACAAATGGAAAGATTATAATCTTTACACAAATGATTTTAATGAAGCTTTAGCCTTAGTTGCCTTTGGGATAAAAACTGAAAGGATAGAGGGTATTACCTCTTCACCTGAATTTACCACTAATGGTATGCTTAGGAAATGTTGGCATAAAGATGAGAGTGGAATTTATCTTTATAAAAGTAATAGCGAAGCAAAAGATTCTAAAGAAGCTTATAGTGAGTATTATATGGCTCAAGTCGCACAGGCTTTAAATTTTAATGCCATACCTTATGATTTAAAACTTTTTCACAATGAACTAGTGAGTTCTTGCAAACTTTTCACTAATGAAAACGAAGGATTTGTGCCTATATATCATTTTTTAAGCGAAGAAAAGCGAAAGCTAAAAGGACTTGAGCTTATAGAAGAATTATTTACAATTTATGGCAAACACAAAGATGAGCTTGTTGATTTGCTTTTATTTGATGCTTTAATTGCAAATAAAGATAGACACTTAGGCAATTTTGGAATGATAGTGGATAATAATACAGGCAAACTTTTAAGAGTAGCACCTATATTTGATAATGGACTTTCTATTTTTAACTTGATGAAATATCCTAATGATGAGTGGCTAGATAAAAAAAGCTTGGAAAAGACTTCTTGGTTTGAATTAAGCTTTAAAGAGCAACTTTATCGCTTTGCAAGAGAAAGACACTATGAAGCCTTATCAAACTTGCAAAACTTTACTTTTCAAAGGCATAAAGATTTTAATTTAGACGAGCAGTGGCTCATATCCGCTCAAAATAATATAAGAGCTAAAGCCACAAAAGCCTTAGAATTTATCAAAGAAAAAGAAGCTTTAGAAGAACAAGCAAGACTAAACAACTTAATCGAGCAAACTAAAATACATCAAGCCGAAGCAGATTTAAGAACTAAAAAAGGCTCACAGCAAAGTGATATTTTAGAGACAAGCTCAAGCGAAAGCTTAAAAGAGGTTACAAACACTCACGCTCATAGAATTAGGAAGAGATGA
- a CDS encoding type IV secretory system conjugative DNA transfer family protein, translated as MEFVNADIKHFKPKRLSIKEFLQKEDGIRNLLSFSTYLSIIFLFLLSFKSANDNLALFVFISLIMLSSIALALYLYTEPKDTKEAIIPNEKGKDYLLSLGVEVKKFYGDAVKSSKAKDNKLRPLLINAETMKRHFLVMATIGAGKSVLMKGLIEQYALLGGGCFIIDGKGTDEFAKEIYGLVASVGREDDFVHLNFLDMDNTHTINPLLSGGALSIYEILIALLIGEENEWKEKQKEFMKNILKLMVYKRDNEKDFVFDFSALTNMMSLATLIKYALDYKHLAKSNVGIMDFVKYVSTTIEIDSEEFINGNKDDEKWVKSLYEKLNPNNSGQGVYDVSVCVGAWRNVLTNLSSDYGRIFNAPNPDISLWEATQRNKIVFVTLPTMDSDTTPKELGRLLLGLIKGVAAQKAKFAKEPKIPFACFCDELGSYVIEGFGRLESKSRSLGISVVPFFQSPAQIDVVAKNDYERKEIIDVTGVHILMKNMHPETTEFYAKMVEKIKVMSRDFTKRRISAKAEGSVEDSYKVEEKDAFEHNEVTNMSNGEMMVFANGKLHRAIAQAESSLLALGKKTTYEGMSDEKIPLTQYVNKKVFFKEVGRVLNNEKSEKEGVA; from the coding sequence ATGGAATTTGTAAATGCAGATATAAAACATTTTAAACCCAAAAGATTAAGTATTAAAGAATTTTTGCAAAAAGAAGATGGGATAAGGAATTTACTTTCGTTTTCTACTTATCTTTCTATCATTTTTCTCTTTTTACTGAGCTTTAAAAGTGCAAATGATAATCTAGCTCTTTTTGTGTTTATAAGCTTAATAATGCTCTCATCTATCGCTTTGGCTCTTTATCTTTACACTGAGCCTAAAGATACAAAAGAAGCCATTATCCCTAATGAAAAAGGGAAAGATTATTTACTAAGCTTAGGTGTGGAAGTAAAGAAATTTTATGGTGATGCGGTAAAAAGCTCAAAAGCAAAAGATAATAAACTCCGCCCTCTTTTAATCAATGCTGAAACGATGAAAAGACATTTTTTAGTAATGGCGACCATAGGGGCTGGAAAGTCTGTTTTAATGAAGGGGCTTATTGAACAATACGCTCTTTTAGGAGGAGGCTGTTTTATAATAGATGGAAAAGGCACAGATGAATTTGCGAAAGAGATTTATGGTTTGGTTGCTAGTGTAGGAAGAGAAGATGATTTCGTGCATCTTAATTTTTTGGATATGGATAATACCCATACCATTAATCCACTTCTAAGCGGGGGAGCTTTAAGCATTTATGAAATCTTAATCGCTCTTTTAATCGGTGAGGAAAACGAGTGGAAGGAAAAACAAAAGGAATTTATGAAAAACATTTTAAAACTTATGGTGTATAAAAGAGACAATGAAAAAGACTTTGTTTTTGATTTTTCTGCTTTAACAAATATGATGAGTTTAGCCACTCTTATAAAATACGCTCTTGATTACAAACACTTAGCAAAATCTAATGTAGGTATTATGGACTTTGTCAAGTATGTTTCAACAACCATTGAGATAGATAGCGAGGAATTTATCAATGGCAATAAAGACGATGAGAAATGGGTCAAAAGCCTTTATGAAAAGCTTAATCCTAATAATTCAGGACAGGGCGTTTATGATGTTTCAGTTTGTGTGGGTGCGTGGAGAAATGTATTAACAAATTTAAGTAGTGATTATGGACGCATCTTTAATGCTCCAAATCCTGACATTAGCTTATGGGAAGCCACACAAAGAAATAAAATTGTTTTTGTAACCTTACCTACTATGGATAGTGATACTACGCCTAAAGAACTTGGGCGTTTGCTCTTAGGACTTATAAAAGGAGTTGCCGCTCAAAAAGCTAAATTTGCAAAAGAACCTAAAATCCCTTTTGCGTGTTTTTGTGATGAGCTTGGCTCTTATGTGATAGAGGGCTTTGGAAGATTAGAGTCTAAATCTAGGTCTTTAGGAATTTCGGTTGTGCCTTTCTTTCAAAGTCCCGCTCAAATTGATGTGGTGGCTAAAAATGATTATGAAAGAAAAGAGATTATCGATGTAACAGGTGTGCATATCTTAATGAAAAATATGCACCCAGAAACAACAGAGTTTTACGCAAAAATGGTAGAAAAGATTAAGGTAATGAGTAGAGATTTTACTAAAAGAAGAATTTCTGCGAAAGCTGAGGGTAGTGTAGAAGATAGCTATAAAGTAGAGGAAAAAGATGCTTTTGAGCATAATGAAGTTACAAATATGAGTAATGGAGAAATGATGGTCTTTGCAAATGGTAAGCTTCATAGAGCCATAGCTCAAGCTGAAAGCTCTTTACTTGCACTTGGCAAGAAAACCACTTATGAGGGTATGAGTGATGAAAAAATCCCTCTCACGCAATATGTCAATAAAAAGGTGTTTTTTAAAGAAGTGGGAAGAGTGTTAAATAATGAAAAGAGTGAAAAAGAGGGGGTGGCTTAA
- a CDS encoding thermonuclease family protein codes for MNLKPINLLKRILKTKKITFSLVIAIVIFVISQSPSLSSSLNHNILSNLNLTHFLPQNTLSYSNTQGRVLRVIDGDTIELLVKQEDIKQSPKIKVRLFGIDAPEKKQAYGKEAKEFLSSLILDKEITLIINDKDKYQRTIGTILLNDKDINKEMVKNGYAWAYESYSTKYLTEQADAQMFKLGLWQDENAIKPSEFRRGK; via the coding sequence ATGAATTTAAAACCCATCAACCTACTCAAAAGAATACTAAAAACAAAGAAGATAACTTTTTCTTTAGTGATTGCGATTGTTATTTTTGTCATCAGTCAAAGTCCAAGCTTATCTTCAAGCTTAAACCACAATATACTTTCAAACCTTAATCTCACCCATTTCCTCCCTCAAAACACACTAAGCTATTCTAATACACAAGGAAGAGTTTTAAGAGTGATAGACGGAGATACCATAGAATTATTAGTCAAGCAAGAAGATATTAAACAAAGTCCTAAGATTAAAGTGCGTTTATTTGGCATAGACGCCCCTGAGAAAAAACAAGCTTATGGAAAAGAAGCAAAAGAGTTTTTAAGTTCTCTCATTTTAGATAAGGAAATTACTTTAATCATTAACGATAAGGATAAATATCAAAGAACTATAGGCACAATCCTTTTAAACGATAAAGACATTAATAAAGAAATGGTTAAAAATGGTTATGCGTGGGCTTATGAAAGTTATTCTACAAAATACCTTACAGAGCAAGCAGACGCACAAATGTTTAAACTAGGACTTTGGCAAGATGAAAATGCTATAAAGCCTAGTGAGTTTAGGAGGGGCAAATGA
- a CDS encoding thiol peroxidase, whose product MKKKLILISLLAFYLSSCKENTSNDESIKEVDRNFTQKLISETKASLSANLNEGNIIADNETNTSLQSNALNDTQKIEKIKAFYEERLKPNFANAKVSFIKKVYLNGLEAFVFEFEVAGEKSKELVYVKGDLFFAEAIKFSDLKSLRDEGQELLAKDKFKDILEALKEDSAFIITLGSGDKELYVFSDPECPYCKKHLAKIDENYLKEHKIHFIFYSIHDNHKITASLYKELKDKKNDNEKLKIIKHYFFENPSYESISEEEAKKTNKLFEKYKDLGVIYTPFEIETKN is encoded by the coding sequence ATGAAAAAGAAACTTATCTTAATCTCCCTCTTAGCTTTTTATCTTTCTTCTTGTAAAGAAAATACAAGCAATGATGAAAGTATTAAAGAAGTAGATAGAAATTTCACGCAAAAACTTATTAGCGAGACAAAGGCTAGTTTAAGTGCAAATCTTAATGAGGGCAATATCATTGCAGATAATGAAACAAACACAAGTTTGCAAAGTAATGCTCTCAATGACACTCAAAAGATAGAAAAGATTAAAGCCTTTTATGAAGAAAGGTTAAAACCTAACTTTGCTAATGCTAAAGTGAGCTTTATTAAAAAAGTTTATCTTAATGGCTTAGAAGCCTTTGTATTTGAATTTGAAGTGGCAGGAGAAAAGAGCAAGGAATTAGTCTATGTTAAAGGGGATTTATTTTTTGCAGAGGCAATTAAATTTAGCGATTTAAAATCCTTAAGAGATGAGGGGCAAGAACTTCTTGCAAAAGATAAATTTAAAGACATATTAGAAGCTTTAAAAGAGGATAGTGCATTTATTATCACTTTAGGAAGTGGAGATAAAGAGCTTTATGTTTTTAGCGACCCTGAGTGTCCTTATTGTAAAAAGCATTTAGCAAAAATAGATGAGAACTATTTAAAAGAGCATAAAATCCATTTTATCTTTTATTCTATCCACGATAATCACAAAATCACAGCTTCGCTTTATAAAGAACTAAAAGATAAGAAAAATGATAATGAAAAACTTAAAATCATTAAACATTATTTTTTCGAAAATCCCTCTTATGAAAGCATAAGCGAAGAAGAGGCTAAAAAGACAAATAAACTTTTTGAAAAGTATAAAGATTTAGGTGTCATTTATACACCCTTTGAAATAGAAACAAAGAATTAA
- a CDS encoding HipA domain-containing protein, translating to MSDTFIFKHNKLYAKIQDKNYYLLKNDSFILANESINEILDILPEGLDLELMLHTFRLKEPLELLPYLKNNIGDFYFSKNINALSETSINSNLKLNQIFPNVLDLKINLSLQALKPNKEFKPLQRLSLSGYQHKLQVSIIDETIEENYADFILKPASDDFYNLAINEHLNVSFMQELGFKTPFNAIVYDERLKSYHYLIKRFDRDENGKALTQTSLNALMQSNDKYAGSIEQIADFLKTRLEEKEKIKFLTYIYANALLYNNDLHKKNISFLFKENKLLLSPVYDVINIYAVKGLANLQCALSIKGKKDKIKLSYFKQASEFLGIDFLDLKKSLQNIRELYLDLYPSYIEKLSQIPHLSGAKELKHLLLESYERNKRIFREEAQNQNNNLEAKVSELLREQESIDSMPKANDILMKGLDVSSNMEFDKEDLNDEANLTSQNNESKNKPTYTLLRKR from the coding sequence ATGAGTGATACATTTATCTTTAAACACAACAAACTCTATGCAAAAATACAAGATAAAAATTATTATCTCTTAAAAAATGATAGCTTTATTCTCGCAAATGAGAGCATAAATGAAATTTTAGATATTTTACCTGAGGGGCTTGACCTTGAGCTAATGCTTCATACTTTTAGGCTCAAAGAACCTTTAGAACTTTTGCCTTATCTAAAAAATAATATAGGAGATTTTTATTTTTCTAAAAATATTAATGCCCTAAGTGAAACAAGCATCAATTCTAATCTAAAGCTCAATCAAATTTTCCCTAATGTGCTTGATTTAAAAATTAATCTTTCTTTACAAGCCTTAAAGCCCAATAAAGAATTCAAGCCTTTACAACGCTTATCTTTAAGTGGTTACCAGCACAAACTTCAAGTTAGTATCATTGATGAAACAATTGAAGAAAATTATGCTGATTTTATTTTAAAACCAGCAAGTGATGATTTTTATAATTTAGCGATTAATGAGCATTTGAATGTAAGCTTTATGCAAGAGCTTGGCTTTAAAACACCTTTTAATGCTATTGTATATGATGAAAGATTAAAAAGCTATCATTATCTTATCAAACGATTTGATAGAGATGAAAATGGTAAAGCACTTACCCAAACAAGCCTTAATGCCTTAATGCAAAGCAATGACAAATATGCAGGAAGCATAGAACAAATTGCTGATTTTTTAAAAACAAGACTGGAAGAAAAAGAAAAAATAAAGTTTTTAACCTATATTTATGCAAATGCTCTACTTTATAACAACGACTTACACAAAAAAAACATTAGCTTTCTTTTTAAAGAAAATAAGCTCTTACTAAGTCCCGTTTATGATGTGATTAATATTTATGCGGTTAAAGGATTAGCAAATCTACAATGTGCTTTAAGTATTAAAGGTAAGAAAGATAAAATCAAACTTTCTTATTTTAAACAAGCAAGTGAGTTTTTGGGTATTGATTTTTTAGATTTGAAAAAGTCCTTACAAAACATACGGGAGCTTTATTTGGATTTATATCCAAGCTATATTGAAAAACTTAGCCAAATTCCTCATTTAAGTGGAGCAAAAGAATTAAAACATTTGTTATTAGAGAGTTATGAAAGAAACAAAAGGATTTTTAGAGAAGAAGCTCAAAATCAAAATAACAATTTAGAAGCAAAAGTGAGTGAATTGTTACGAGAGCAAGAAAGCATAGACTCAATGCCAAAAGCAAATGATATTCTTATGAAAGGCTTGGATGTAAGCTCTAATATGGAGTTTGACAAAGAAGATTTAAACGATGAAGCAAACTTAACTTCTCAAAACAATGAGAGTAAAAACAAACCAACTTATACGCTATTGAGGAAACGCTAA
- a CDS encoding Fic family protein, with translation MNKILEILNEEKDRVFKNGLYHYIQIHFAYNSNHIEGSTLTKEQTRFIYEKDSFLAEDNQIIKTNDILEAKNHFRAFDFILSNVFKPLSQDFIKELHFLVKQNCIDIESIGEFKKKQNFVGDIKTTPPNKVEFEIQNLLANYNDRQSFEDIIDFHFHFEKIHPFEDGNGRVGRLLMFKECLKNDIIPFIIDEEHKLFYYRGLKEYEKTRGYLVDTCLSCQDKFKELLEYFEIDNTQKTNQVHKLRRR, from the coding sequence ATGAATAAAATCCTTGAAATTTTAAATGAGGAAAAAGATAGAGTCTTTAAAAATGGCTTGTATCATTACATTCAAATTCACTTTGCTTATAATTCTAATCACATCGAGGGAAGCACACTTACTAAAGAGCAAACAAGATTTATCTATGAAAAAGATTCTTTTTTGGCAGAGGATAATCAAATCATAAAAACAAATGATATTTTAGAAGCCAAAAACCATTTTAGAGCTTTTGATTTTATTTTATCTAATGTATTTAAGCCACTCAGTCAAGATTTTATCAAAGAATTGCATTTTTTAGTGAAACAAAATTGCATAGATATTGAAAGCATAGGAGAATTTAAAAAGAAACAAAACTTTGTAGGCGATATAAAAACAACGCCACCAAATAAAGTAGAGTTTGAAATACAAAATTTATTAGCCAATTATAATGATAGACAAAGCTTTGAGGACATTATAGACTTTCATTTTCATTTTGAAAAAATCCATCCTTTCGAAGATGGTAATGGCAGAGTGGGAAGACTTTTAATGTTTAAAGAGTGTCTTAAAAACGATATTATCCCCTTTATCATTGATGAAGAACATAAGCTTTTTTACTATAGAGGGCTTAAAGAATATGAAAAAACTAGAGGTTATTTAGTAGATACTTGTCTTTCTTGTCAAGATAAATTCAAAGAGCTTTTAGAATATTTTGAAATTGATAACACTCAAAAAACTAATCAGGTTCATAAACTAAGGAGACGCTAA